From the Erythrolamprus reginae isolate rEryReg1 chromosome Z, rEryReg1.hap1, whole genome shotgun sequence genome, one window contains:
- the LOC139153134 gene encoding tigger transposable element-derived protein 1-like has translation MPPKRCTRSGGGDAKKTRRILTIKEKIDILDMLKGGRSYADVGRQYGINESSVRTIRDDEKKIRQSSLMAFNKAAKRMVTPRNKRLMKMEAALSLWVQDCRKKSIALDTNTIRTKAQQLYNRLEDTEGGDADEGNAAPATFTASKGWFEKFQRRYGLKSVSLHGEAASADTGAAENFVQRTFKDLISLLPQRLQPTGKEKLCLRLRT, from the exons atgcctcctaaacgttgcacacggagtggaggcggcgacgctaaaaagaccaggaggatactcacaattaaagagaaaattgacattttggacatgctgaaaggggggcgctcttatgcagatgttggtcggcagtatgggatcaacgaatcgagtgtgcgaaccattcgggacgacgagaaaaagataaggcaaagttctctgatggcattcaacaaggctgcaaaaagaatggtgacgcctagaaacaaacggcttatgaagatggaagctgctttgtccctgtgggtacaagactgccgcaaaaagagcattgctttggataccaacactataaggaccaaggcccagcaattgtacaaccgtcttgaagacacagaaggaggcgatgcagatgagggaaacgcag ccccagccacattcacagcaagcaaagggtggtttgagaaatttcaacggcgctatggcctgaagagtgtgtcattgcatggagaagctgcctcagcagatacaggtgcagcagaaaactttgtccagcgcacgtttaaagacctaatt TCACTCCTGCCTCAGAGACTTCAGCCAACTGGAAAGGAAAAGCTTTGCCTCCGTTTGCGTACATGA